The genomic region GATCGCCAAGAACCTGGGCAAGAAGGTCAACATCGTCAACACCCCGTTTAACGGCCTGTTTGCCGCCGTGCAGTCGGGACGCATCGACGTCGCCATCTCCAGCATCACCATCACGAAAAACGGCTCGAAACCGTGTCGTTCGCGCAGCCCTACTACGACTCGGACCAGTCCCTGACCGTGGC from Deinococcus aerolatus harbors:
- a CDS encoding transporter substrate-binding domain-containing protein, with protein sequence MLLSLFLGAGAQAQDTINVGANIGNVPWQFQDASGANVGFEIELVTEIAKNLGKKVNIVNTPFNGLFAAVQSGRIDVAISSITITKNGSKPCRSRSPTTTRTSP